The Arcanobacterium pinnipediorum genome includes a region encoding these proteins:
- a CDS encoding lytic transglycosylase domain-containing protein: protein MATWKSRSNAALATATAVTLLAPTAASAVTHQSHTPQRAPLHTQPAQQTLTMSYQVRPGDTVWGISQRTGVPMAEIIQMNNLGPSALIRVGQHLKLPVRTPAIRDIPPTQLPPQSTPATAHSASTYTVKLGDSLSAIAQRFNTTVSALVATNAISNPNLIFPGQILTLSSAQPSVAPTPAPAPAPAPAPAPAPAPAPATPDIAADEQQNANQTYVVQTGDTLGHIARKFNIALNDLVALNNIANPNVIFPGQQLRITATTTSAPSSSATTPATPAPGKRLVENNFPGYTYAQEVVDAANENKFALINQDLPSREHMQHIVREVAAQMGVDPRLALAHAYIESGFDASAVSPANAIGVMQVIPSSGQWAGTLVGRELNLLDPYDNVVAGVAIIRYLHQHGDDFDQAVAGYYQGLGGVQKYGMRPDTVQYVAKIKAAMQRF, encoded by the coding sequence ATGGCCACGTGGAAGTCGCGATCAAACGCTGCTCTCGCAACAGCAACTGCTGTCACCTTGCTAGCACCAACCGCCGCTTCTGCGGTAACTCACCAATCTCACACTCCACAACGTGCCCCACTTCATACTCAACCGGCACAACAGACATTGACGATGAGTTATCAAGTGCGACCTGGTGACACTGTTTGGGGCATATCGCAGCGTACCGGGGTACCGATGGCTGAAATTATTCAGATGAATAATCTTGGTCCTTCTGCACTCATTCGCGTTGGTCAACATCTCAAACTTCCCGTGCGCACGCCGGCGATTCGAGATATTCCTCCAACACAACTGCCACCGCAATCAACCCCAGCTACGGCACATAGCGCATCTACCTACACTGTCAAACTAGGTGATAGCCTCAGCGCCATTGCCCAACGGTTTAACACCACAGTTAGCGCACTTGTTGCCACCAACGCGATTTCAAATCCGAACCTTATCTTCCCCGGGCAAATATTAACTCTTAGCTCCGCTCAACCATCTGTGGCACCCACTCCGGCTCCGGCTCCGGCTCCGGCTCCAGCACCAGCTCCTGCTCCGGCTCCAGCTCCTGCAACCCCAGATATCGCAGCTGATGAGCAACAAAATGCCAACCAGACCTACGTCGTCCAGACCGGAGATACACTCGGGCACATTGCACGCAAATTCAATATTGCGCTCAATGACTTAGTTGCATTGAACAACATTGCCAATCCCAATGTCATTTTCCCTGGCCAACAATTGCGTATCACAGCTACGACCACATCGGCACCTAGCTCTAGCGCAACAACTCCAGCAACACCCGCTCCTGGAAAGCGTCTTGTGGAAAATAACTTCCCCGGATACACCTACGCACAAGAAGTTGTGGATGCTGCAAACGAAAACAAGTTCGCCTTAATCAACCAAGATCTACCTTCGCGCGAACACATGCAACACATCGTGCGTGAAGTAGCGGCACAGATGGGAGTCGATCCGCGACTCGCACTCGCACACGCATATATCGAATCTGGTTTTGATGCCAGTGCAGTCTCACCGGCAAATGCTATCGGAGTTATGCAAGTTATCCCTTCGTCTGGCCAGTGGGCAGGAACACTCGTGGGACGTGAACTCAACCTTCTTGACCCCTACGATAACGTCGTTGCCGGAGTTGCTATTATCCGCTACCTCCACCAGCATGGCGACGACTTTGACCAAGCCGTTGCAGGCTACTATCAAGGACTAGGCGGCGTCCAAAAATATGGCATGCGCCCAGATACAGTTCAATATGTAGCAAAAATTAAGGCGGCAATGCAACGTTTCTAA
- a CDS encoding Rv2175c family DNA-binding protein, giving the protein MSVEHEDNVWLSIPEVAELLGLRQRDIRSAIAEHKIIAVRRGENNAWALHRQQLVVSETTADILPSLPGTITTLRDNGFDDEEALSWLTTYNEQLHSTPLEALHSGNIHAVRRAILMLAF; this is encoded by the coding sequence ATGAGCGTTGAGCATGAAGATAATGTATGGCTTTCCATACCCGAAGTTGCCGAGCTACTTGGCCTACGGCAGCGCGACATTCGCTCTGCTATCGCTGAGCATAAGATCATTGCCGTGCGTCGTGGGGAAAATAATGCATGGGCGCTACACCGCCAACAATTGGTAGTATCTGAAACCACTGCGGATATACTGCCTTCATTGCCCGGCACAATCACCACGCTGCGTGATAACGGGTTTGACGATGAAGAAGCCTTATCTTGGCTAACTACCTATAACGAACAGTTGCACAGCACACCGCTAGAGGCACTACATAGTGGAAATATTCATGCGGTGCGACGTGCGATTCTCATGCTCGCTTTCTAA
- a CDS encoding polyprenyl synthetase family protein — protein MISSHFRSAVSQRLLTLLDEVPDFVDSVRARELFTEFISPARQLSSGGKRTRALFVGGGFQAIRPSSSDLPLHAAVATEIYQASALVHDDIIDDADTRRGITSTHQLFAATHSAQNLLGAKDVFGRHSALLLGDYLLSLAGEEFARQPASDADFRSASQLFATMTAQTAFGQYMDMRAEFTDVDNDVERALSDAFLVLLHKSARYSVELPVLLGASLAGADSTALDQLTLFARPLGEAFQLRDDELGIFGDSAVTGKPAGSDFSEGKRTVLLALTRHMCQDSERDFIDAHLGKPVTSSQLHLVKEIMISCGAYDRHEELIAVREQDARDNLPRQSTILTELTHALHRRTA, from the coding sequence GTGATCAGTTCCCATTTTCGTTCGGCAGTCTCCCAGCGCCTTCTCACACTCTTGGATGAGGTTCCCGATTTCGTTGATAGTGTGCGTGCTCGAGAGCTCTTCACTGAATTTATCAGCCCTGCCCGCCAGTTAAGTTCGGGTGGAAAACGAACCCGCGCTCTCTTTGTTGGCGGTGGTTTTCAAGCGATACGACCATCATCATCAGATCTTCCACTTCATGCTGCCGTGGCAACTGAGATTTATCAGGCGTCAGCTCTTGTTCATGACGATATTATCGACGATGCTGATACTCGCCGTGGAATAACCTCCACCCACCAGTTGTTTGCCGCAACGCACAGTGCACAAAATCTCTTAGGGGCTAAAGATGTTTTTGGGCGCCATAGTGCGCTTCTACTCGGAGATTATCTGCTCTCACTCGCTGGTGAGGAGTTTGCTCGCCAACCTGCATCCGATGCAGATTTCCGCTCAGCTTCACAGTTATTCGCCACGATGACGGCTCAAACAGCATTCGGGCAATACATGGATATGCGCGCCGAATTTACCGACGTTGATAACGACGTCGAACGCGCACTTTCGGACGCATTTTTAGTTTTGTTACACAAGTCTGCACGCTATTCGGTGGAGTTACCTGTTCTCTTGGGCGCTTCGCTCGCCGGTGCAGATTCAACTGCCCTGGACCAGCTAACATTATTTGCTCGCCCGCTTGGCGAGGCTTTTCAACTCCGCGATGATGAACTTGGCATTTTCGGCGACTCAGCAGTGACCGGAAAACCTGCTGGAAGCGATTTTAGTGAAGGAAAACGAACAGTACTTCTGGCATTGACTCGGCATATGTGTCAAGATTCGGAGCGAGATTTTATCGATGCACATTTAGGTAAGCCTGTTACCAGCTCTCAACTCCACCTAGTTAAAGAGATCATGATCTCGTGTGGCGCCTACGATAGGCATGAAGAGTTAATCGCTGTTCGTGAGCAAGACGCGCGCGATAACTTGCCTCGGCAGTCAACAATTTTAACTGAATTAACCCACGCTCTTCATCGGCGCACCGCTTAG
- a CDS encoding DUF4192 family protein — protein MKTYLITSKEQCLIYAPQITADELGSDHNIVYVCALGAYQEHYRLLATMRIDLDACQSANVIGRNIAEFICDTQPHEVVMCWALAPGMTAVVDRQLEISSQHHRQILIDTVTKSYAILAKSPHPHFVKFAVLVTDATVWSTASVVSDKEVRFDLARRVDKIRMPPKTDSNEEEPSPNITVAGIWRRVSITRRMTSIETENALRSEPESINGIRLWSNSIDKVTHCEQSLTPSTLLFLLGNKERIGKLNAALYDSQIRDRILLWAISDIDLRADVPWADCYQLIRSTAMSQALIDRARLAIDILNACASFSADDSPCAYATIAYLYWWIGEVHLARQAVELALDSNENYRLAQLMDAILTGRIMPPWFTAGRQKSD, from the coding sequence ATGAAAACATATCTTATTACTTCCAAGGAACAATGCCTCATCTACGCTCCACAGATCACTGCGGATGAATTAGGCAGCGACCATAATATCGTCTACGTTTGTGCCTTAGGTGCATACCAAGAACATTACAGACTATTGGCCACCATGCGCATCGATTTAGATGCCTGCCAATCTGCTAATGTCATTGGGCGAAATATCGCTGAATTCATCTGCGATACTCAACCCCACGAAGTGGTTATGTGCTGGGCTTTAGCACCCGGGATGACGGCGGTAGTCGATCGCCAGCTAGAGATCTCATCACAACACCACCGGCAGATACTTATTGACACAGTCACGAAAAGTTATGCGATCCTTGCAAAGTCGCCACATCCGCACTTTGTGAAGTTTGCGGTACTCGTCACCGATGCAACCGTATGGTCAACTGCCTCGGTAGTTAGCGATAAGGAGGTAAGATTTGATCTTGCGCGCAGGGTGGATAAGATCCGAATGCCACCAAAGACCGATAGCAACGAAGAAGAACCCTCACCTAATATCACAGTGGCAGGGATTTGGCGGCGCGTATCGATCACACGTCGAATGACGAGCATCGAGACTGAAAATGCTCTGCGCTCTGAACCAGAATCGATCAACGGGATTAGACTGTGGTCAAACAGTATTGACAAAGTAACCCACTGTGAACAAAGTTTAACGCCCAGCACTCTCCTTTTTCTGCTAGGAAACAAAGAGCGAATCGGGAAGCTAAATGCGGCATTGTATGATTCCCAAATCAGAGATCGAATCTTGCTATGGGCAATTAGTGACATAGATCTGCGCGCCGATGTGCCATGGGCGGATTGTTACCAGCTCATTCGTTCCACTGCAATGTCGCAAGCTCTCATAGATCGTGCTCGGCTCGCGATTGATATCTTGAATGCATGCGCAAGTTTTTCAGCTGATGATTCTCCATGCGCCTATGCGACAATCGCCTATCTATATTGGTGGATCGGTGAGGTTCATCTGGCACGCCAGGCAGTGGAGCTCGCCTTGGATTCGAATGAGAACTATCGGTTAGCTCAGCTCATGGACGCCATCCTCACCGGACGAATTATGCCACCATGGTTTACCGCTGGTCGCCAGAAAAGCGATTAG